One Manihot esculenta cultivar AM560-2 chromosome 6, M.esculenta_v8, whole genome shotgun sequence DNA segment encodes these proteins:
- the LOC110616457 gene encoding inositol polyphosphate multikinase alpha gives MLKIPEHQVAGHKACDGLLGPLIDDSGRFYKPLQDDERGSREVAFYTSFSSNTRVPDHIRKFFPIFYGIQLLEASDGSGLRPHLVLQDVVSGHLHPSIMDIKIGSRTWYPEAPEDYIQRCLKKDRETSSLSLGFRVSGLQVHGNKESGFWKPERKAVQRLTADEVRLVLSKFVSSNPSDDPKAVRDSLFASSVYGGSTGILAQLLELKAWFEDQTIYHFNSCSVLIVYEKESILKGGSSGAEIKLIDFAHVVEGNGVIDHNFLGGVCSLIKFISEILTTPDECSTQTCLQDSDKSSVCNGDSKRE, from the coding sequence ATGCTTAAGATCCCAGAACATCAAGTTGCAGGACATAAAGCATGTGATGGACTGCTTGGCCCTCTCATAGACGATTCAGGGCGCTTTTACAAGCCTCTTCAAGATGATGAGCGCGGCTCTAGGGAGGTGGCCTTTTACACATCCTTCTCATCCAATACAAGGGTTCCAGATCACATCAGGAAATTCTTTCCTATCTTCTATGGCATTCAACTCTTAGAGGCATCTGATGGGTCTGGATTGCGTCCCCACCTTGTCTTGCAGGATGTTGTCTCAGGTCACTTGCATCCGTCCATTATGGACATTAAGATTGGTTCTAGAACATGGTATCCAGAAGCGCCTGAGGACTATATCCAACGGTGCCTCAAGAAAGATAGAGAAACCAGTAGCTTGTCATTGGGTTTTAGAGTATCTGGCTTGCAGGTGCATGGCAACAAGGAGTCAGGATTCTGGAAACCTGAGAGGAAGGCTGTCCAGAGGCTTACTGCAGATGAGGTTAGGTTGGTCCTGAGCAAGTTTGTTTCATCCAACCCTTCTGATGATCCAAAAGCAGTACGAGATAGTTTATTCGCATCCAGTGTTTATGGTGGTTCTACTGGCATTTTGGCCCAGCTATTAGAGCTGAAGGCATGGTTTGAGGATCAAACGATTTACCACTTCAATTCTTGTTCAGTTCTCATTGTGTATGAAAAGGAGTCTATTCTAAAAGGAGGGAGTTCAGGTGCTGAAATTAAACTTATAGACTTTGCTCATGTTGTAGAAGGCAATGGTGTTATTGATCATAACTTCTTGGGCGGAGTTTGTTCTTTGATAAAGTTTATATCTGAGATTCTTACCACTCCAGATGAATGTTCAACCCAAACATGTTTGCAGGACTCTGACAAGAGCTCTGTTTGCAATGGGGACAGCAAAAGGGAGTGA
- the LOC110618114 gene encoding germin-like protein subfamily 3 member 4, giving the protein MNSACFFRMILCACINICLVYCDNLQDTCPAATAGKQSIFINGLPCKNPASITPSDFKSTKLSSPGDTDNFFRSSTTILTAADFPGLNTLGLSIARTDLDVDGLVVPQSHPRASELLFVNAGVVIAGFVDTNNQLFQKILKEGDVFVLPRGLLHFCLNAGNEPATIFSVLSSQNPGVVSVAGAMFDSDPDMINKLVRKIRSLSSSQIISLENATLFELY; this is encoded by the coding sequence ATGAATTCCGCCTGCTTCTTTCGCATGATCTTGTGTGCTTGCATCAACATCTGCTTGGTATATTGCGATAATCTCCAGGATACTTGTCCAGCAGCTACTGCAGGCAAGCAGTCTATCTTCATCAATGGTTTACCTTGCAAGAACCCAGCCAGCATCACTCCATCAGATTTCAAGTCAACAAAACTGAGTAGCCCTGGGGACACAGACAACTTTTTCCGATCCTCAACAACCATTCTCACAGCCGCAGATTTCCCTGGCCTGAATACCCTCGGCCTCTCAATTGCCAGGACAGACCTTGATGTGGATGGTTTGGTGGTGCCACAATCCCACCCAAGAGCCTCTGAGTTGTTGTTTGTCAATGCAGGAGTGGTGATTGCTGGATTTGTCGACACCAACAACCAACTTTTTCAAAAGATTCTCAAGGAAGGAGATGTGTTCGTGCTTCCTCGGGGTCTGCTTCACTTCTGCCTGAATGCTGGGAATGAGCCTGCCACCATTTTCTCAGTACTCAGTAGCCAGAATCCAGGGGTGGTGAGTGTCGCTGGTGCCATGTTCGATTCTGATCCAGATATGATAAACAAGCTAGTGAGGAAAATAAGATCTCTTTCTTCATCACAAATTATTAGCTTGGAAAATGCCACTCtattcgaactttattag
- the LOC110617086 gene encoding uncharacterized protein LOC110617086 isoform X1, protein MAVTCFVLDLCSLSPPLLRDLKQCLLQLANLCAISSPSSSRHQSYSLRDRIGLCYVLKNRVSSTCELKIAYSPRGNFSLRDFHHAVNSVPEGYFLPEIDDSGALRSGVHAMLSTVLSDQVLYSWGDKDLMRKVIVLSSCWHEKIDSAMKNTLMQDAADKCVSVEFVLFEQSASHLSYSQENINCLARSLSDLDNCSFQTFLPDSRVFHSLVKRWLLGLKDDTEELLQAHFIFKSNLVGSLNQISTSLSISVSQIVDGFTACQTCRCHGIELDNATKYKVECPACPITGHNLGTSDVIENSVRVGDKTILFMPSFQSTMKLHQVSSPIEFNIIERTDLGSLSEGVIFGTSYLVAPSACNEMESSSDEMYQSELNAQLFQEICSSLHSMDQGLVCSSYCNVETMRVTAFHCFYILQPSKNGPMLLKRLAGLEEVLPIPDINQFIASSVSKDIQNSIQASLLKIESRDYNPVQHERGFHQKLNLLVKESLQFGSILPKQNETTSELNSNQRDSSEVILQSNCLTDTVVVEDDSPLFNLTAKEDKSTSSVAEEWEQLVVNGAPEIFSSPCFSKPKTDILVLSSPVSSKELEIRTSRILERLEVPRKLKTKVTSPIVTGSILTTCLPTKRPLIPFQQPSQATDQSLTSSQLLRPNFQRIKRKIK, encoded by the exons atggcaGTAACATGCTTTGTGTTGGATCTATGCAGTCTATCGCCTCCATTGCTTAGAGACCTAAAGCAG TGCTTGTTGCAGCTTGCAAATTTGTGTGCTATTTCATCGCCTTCGTCGTCCCGGCATCAATCTTACTCTCTCAGAGATAGGATAGGCTTGTGTTATGTCTTGAAAAATCGTGTTTCCTCAACTTGTGAG CTAAAAATCGCATATAGTCCTAGAGGAAATTTCAGTCTTCGCGATTTCCATCATGCCGTTAACAGCGTGCCTGAAGGTTATTTCTTGCCTGAAATCGATGATTCTGGGGCTCTCCGGTCGGGCG TGCACGCTATGTTATCAACTGTTTTAAGTGATCAAGTTCTATACTCATGGGGAGATAAAGATTTGATGAGGAAAGTGATTGTTCTGAGCTCCTGCTGGCATGAGAAAATAGACTCTGCCATGAAAAACACTCTCATG CAGGATGCTGCAGATAAGTGTGTTTCAGTGGAGTTTGTTTTGTTTGAACAAAGCGCAAGTCATCTCAGCTATTCGCAGGAGAATATCAACTGCTTGGCAAGAAGTTTATCTGATCTTGACAATTGCTCGTTTCAGACTTTTCTCCCAG ACAGCAGAGTATTTCATAGTCTGGTGAAACGATGGCTACTGGGATTAAAGGATGACACGGAGGAACTTTTGCAAGCTCATTTTATCTTTAAGAGCAACCTTGTAGGCTCTTTGAATCAGATAAGCACTAGCTTGTCTATATCTGTCAGTCAAATTGTTGACGGTTTCACTGCTTGCCAG ACATGTAGGTGTCACGGCATTGAGTTAGATAACGCCACGAAGTATAAAGTTGAGTGTCCTGCTTGTCCAATTACTGGCCACAATCTGGGAACCTCCGATGTGATTGAAAATTCAGTGAGAGTTGGGGATAAAACAATCTTGTTTATGCCCTCTTTTCAGAGCACAATGAAGCTTCATCAAGTTTCTTCACCCATTGAATTCAACATTATTGAGAGAACTGATCTGGGGTCTCTAAGTGAAG GTGTTATATTTGGAACCTCATATCTTGTGGCTCCATCAGCTTGCAATGAGATGGAAAGTTCTTCAGATGAAATGTATCAATCTGAATTGAATGCTCAAC TTTTTCAAGAGATTTGCAGCTCTTTGCATTCAATGGATCAGGGCTTGGTATGTTCTTCATATTGTAATGTGGAGACCATGCGGGTAACGGCATTCCACTGCTTTTATATTCTACAGCCTTCCAAAAACGGACCAATGCTTCTTAAG CGTCTTGCAGGGTTAGAGGAAGTCTTGCCTATACCTGACATCAATCAATTCATTGCTTCTTCAGTGTCTAAGGATATTCAAAATTCCATTCAAGCTTCTCTACTAAAG ATTGAATCGAGAGACTACAATCCAGTCCAGCATGAGAGAGGCTTCCATCAAAAGCTGAATTTGCTTGTAAAGGAGAGCTTACAATTTGG GTCAATTCTACCTAAACAGAATGAGACAACATCTGAACTGAACTCAAACCAACGAGATTCTTCAGAAGTTATTTTACAATCTAATTGTTTAACAGATACTGTAGTCGTCGAAGATGATTCACCACTGTTCAATCTGACAGCTAAAGAAGACAAAAGCACGTCTTCTGTAGCAGAAGAATGGGAGCAGCTGGTTGTAAACGGAGCCCCAGAGATATTCTCTTCTCCTTGTTTTTCCAAGCCCAAGACAGATATATTAGTTTTGTCTTCACCTGTAAGCAGTAAGGAGCTGGAAATAAGAACTTCAAGGATATTAGAGAGACTGGAGGTGCCTAGAAAGCTGAAAACAAAGGTAACTTCACCCATTGTTACAGGCAGCATCCTCACAACATGTTTGCCAACAAAAAGGCCTCTGATCCCATTCCAGCAGCCTTCCCAAGCAACGGACCAAAGCTTGACTTCAAGCCAGTTATTGAGACCCAATTTCCAGAGAATAAAGaggaaaattaaatga
- the LOC110617086 gene encoding uncharacterized protein LOC110617086 isoform X3, whose translation MAVTCFVLDLCSLSPPLLRDLKQCLLQLANLCAISSPSSSRHQSYSLRDRIGLCYVLKNRVSSTCELKIAYSPRGNFSLRDFHHAVNSVPEGYFLPEIDDSGALRSGVHAMLSTVLSDQVLYSWGDKDLMRKVIVLSSCWHEKIDSAMKNTLMQDAADKCVSVEFVLFEQSASHLSYSQENINCLARSLSDLDNCSFQTFLPDSRVFHSLVKRWLLGLKDDTEELLQAHFIFKSNLVGSLNQISTSLSISVSQIVDGFTACQTCRCHGIELDNATKYKVECPACPITGHNLGTSDVIENSVRVGDKTILFMPSFQSTMKLHQVSSPIEFNIIERTDLGSLSEGVIFGTSYLVAPSACNEMESSSDEMYQSELNAQQICSSLHSMDQGLVCSSYCNVETMRVTAFHCFYILQPSKNGPMLLKRLAGLEEVLPIPDINQFIASSVSKDIQNSIQASLLKIESRDYNPVQHERGFHQKLNLLVKESLQFGSILPKQNETTSELNSNQRDSSEVILQSNCLTDTVVVEDDSPLFNLTAKEDKSTSSVAEEWEQLVVNGAPEIFSSPCFSKPKTDILVLSSPVSSKELEIRTSRILERLEVPRKLKTKVTSPIVTGSILTTCLPTKRPLIPFQQPSQATDQSLTSSQLLRPNFQRIKRKIK comes from the exons atggcaGTAACATGCTTTGTGTTGGATCTATGCAGTCTATCGCCTCCATTGCTTAGAGACCTAAAGCAG TGCTTGTTGCAGCTTGCAAATTTGTGTGCTATTTCATCGCCTTCGTCGTCCCGGCATCAATCTTACTCTCTCAGAGATAGGATAGGCTTGTGTTATGTCTTGAAAAATCGTGTTTCCTCAACTTGTGAG CTAAAAATCGCATATAGTCCTAGAGGAAATTTCAGTCTTCGCGATTTCCATCATGCCGTTAACAGCGTGCCTGAAGGTTATTTCTTGCCTGAAATCGATGATTCTGGGGCTCTCCGGTCGGGCG TGCACGCTATGTTATCAACTGTTTTAAGTGATCAAGTTCTATACTCATGGGGAGATAAAGATTTGATGAGGAAAGTGATTGTTCTGAGCTCCTGCTGGCATGAGAAAATAGACTCTGCCATGAAAAACACTCTCATG CAGGATGCTGCAGATAAGTGTGTTTCAGTGGAGTTTGTTTTGTTTGAACAAAGCGCAAGTCATCTCAGCTATTCGCAGGAGAATATCAACTGCTTGGCAAGAAGTTTATCTGATCTTGACAATTGCTCGTTTCAGACTTTTCTCCCAG ACAGCAGAGTATTTCATAGTCTGGTGAAACGATGGCTACTGGGATTAAAGGATGACACGGAGGAACTTTTGCAAGCTCATTTTATCTTTAAGAGCAACCTTGTAGGCTCTTTGAATCAGATAAGCACTAGCTTGTCTATATCTGTCAGTCAAATTGTTGACGGTTTCACTGCTTGCCAG ACATGTAGGTGTCACGGCATTGAGTTAGATAACGCCACGAAGTATAAAGTTGAGTGTCCTGCTTGTCCAATTACTGGCCACAATCTGGGAACCTCCGATGTGATTGAAAATTCAGTGAGAGTTGGGGATAAAACAATCTTGTTTATGCCCTCTTTTCAGAGCACAATGAAGCTTCATCAAGTTTCTTCACCCATTGAATTCAACATTATTGAGAGAACTGATCTGGGGTCTCTAAGTGAAG GTGTTATATTTGGAACCTCATATCTTGTGGCTCCATCAGCTTGCAATGAGATGGAAAGTTCTTCAGATGAAATGTATCAATCTGAATTGAATGCTCAAC AGATTTGCAGCTCTTTGCATTCAATGGATCAGGGCTTGGTATGTTCTTCATATTGTAATGTGGAGACCATGCGGGTAACGGCATTCCACTGCTTTTATATTCTACAGCCTTCCAAAAACGGACCAATGCTTCTTAAG CGTCTTGCAGGGTTAGAGGAAGTCTTGCCTATACCTGACATCAATCAATTCATTGCTTCTTCAGTGTCTAAGGATATTCAAAATTCCATTCAAGCTTCTCTACTAAAG ATTGAATCGAGAGACTACAATCCAGTCCAGCATGAGAGAGGCTTCCATCAAAAGCTGAATTTGCTTGTAAAGGAGAGCTTACAATTTGG GTCAATTCTACCTAAACAGAATGAGACAACATCTGAACTGAACTCAAACCAACGAGATTCTTCAGAAGTTATTTTACAATCTAATTGTTTAACAGATACTGTAGTCGTCGAAGATGATTCACCACTGTTCAATCTGACAGCTAAAGAAGACAAAAGCACGTCTTCTGTAGCAGAAGAATGGGAGCAGCTGGTTGTAAACGGAGCCCCAGAGATATTCTCTTCTCCTTGTTTTTCCAAGCCCAAGACAGATATATTAGTTTTGTCTTCACCTGTAAGCAGTAAGGAGCTGGAAATAAGAACTTCAAGGATATTAGAGAGACTGGAGGTGCCTAGAAAGCTGAAAACAAAGGTAACTTCACCCATTGTTACAGGCAGCATCCTCACAACATGTTTGCCAACAAAAAGGCCTCTGATCCCATTCCAGCAGCCTTCCCAAGCAACGGACCAAAGCTTGACTTCAAGCCAGTTATTGAGACCCAATTTCCAGAGAATAAAGaggaaaattaaatga
- the LOC110617086 gene encoding uncharacterized protein LOC110617086 isoform X2 produces the protein MAVTCFVLDLCSLSPPLLRDLKQCLLQLANLCAISSPSSSRHQSYSLRDRIGLCYVLKNRVSSTCELKIAYSPRGNFSLRDFHHAVNSVPEGYFLPEIDDSGALRSGVHAMLSTVLSDQVLYSWGDKDLMRKVIVLSSCWHEKIDSAMKNTLMDAADKCVSVEFVLFEQSASHLSYSQENINCLARSLSDLDNCSFQTFLPDSRVFHSLVKRWLLGLKDDTEELLQAHFIFKSNLVGSLNQISTSLSISVSQIVDGFTACQTCRCHGIELDNATKYKVECPACPITGHNLGTSDVIENSVRVGDKTILFMPSFQSTMKLHQVSSPIEFNIIERTDLGSLSEGVIFGTSYLVAPSACNEMESSSDEMYQSELNAQLFQEICSSLHSMDQGLVCSSYCNVETMRVTAFHCFYILQPSKNGPMLLKRLAGLEEVLPIPDINQFIASSVSKDIQNSIQASLLKIESRDYNPVQHERGFHQKLNLLVKESLQFGSILPKQNETTSELNSNQRDSSEVILQSNCLTDTVVVEDDSPLFNLTAKEDKSTSSVAEEWEQLVVNGAPEIFSSPCFSKPKTDILVLSSPVSSKELEIRTSRILERLEVPRKLKTKVTSPIVTGSILTTCLPTKRPLIPFQQPSQATDQSLTSSQLLRPNFQRIKRKIK, from the exons atggcaGTAACATGCTTTGTGTTGGATCTATGCAGTCTATCGCCTCCATTGCTTAGAGACCTAAAGCAG TGCTTGTTGCAGCTTGCAAATTTGTGTGCTATTTCATCGCCTTCGTCGTCCCGGCATCAATCTTACTCTCTCAGAGATAGGATAGGCTTGTGTTATGTCTTGAAAAATCGTGTTTCCTCAACTTGTGAG CTAAAAATCGCATATAGTCCTAGAGGAAATTTCAGTCTTCGCGATTTCCATCATGCCGTTAACAGCGTGCCTGAAGGTTATTTCTTGCCTGAAATCGATGATTCTGGGGCTCTCCGGTCGGGCG TGCACGCTATGTTATCAACTGTTTTAAGTGATCAAGTTCTATACTCATGGGGAGATAAAGATTTGATGAGGAAAGTGATTGTTCTGAGCTCCTGCTGGCATGAGAAAATAGACTCTGCCATGAAAAACACTCTCATG GATGCTGCAGATAAGTGTGTTTCAGTGGAGTTTGTTTTGTTTGAACAAAGCGCAAGTCATCTCAGCTATTCGCAGGAGAATATCAACTGCTTGGCAAGAAGTTTATCTGATCTTGACAATTGCTCGTTTCAGACTTTTCTCCCAG ACAGCAGAGTATTTCATAGTCTGGTGAAACGATGGCTACTGGGATTAAAGGATGACACGGAGGAACTTTTGCAAGCTCATTTTATCTTTAAGAGCAACCTTGTAGGCTCTTTGAATCAGATAAGCACTAGCTTGTCTATATCTGTCAGTCAAATTGTTGACGGTTTCACTGCTTGCCAG ACATGTAGGTGTCACGGCATTGAGTTAGATAACGCCACGAAGTATAAAGTTGAGTGTCCTGCTTGTCCAATTACTGGCCACAATCTGGGAACCTCCGATGTGATTGAAAATTCAGTGAGAGTTGGGGATAAAACAATCTTGTTTATGCCCTCTTTTCAGAGCACAATGAAGCTTCATCAAGTTTCTTCACCCATTGAATTCAACATTATTGAGAGAACTGATCTGGGGTCTCTAAGTGAAG GTGTTATATTTGGAACCTCATATCTTGTGGCTCCATCAGCTTGCAATGAGATGGAAAGTTCTTCAGATGAAATGTATCAATCTGAATTGAATGCTCAAC TTTTTCAAGAGATTTGCAGCTCTTTGCATTCAATGGATCAGGGCTTGGTATGTTCTTCATATTGTAATGTGGAGACCATGCGGGTAACGGCATTCCACTGCTTTTATATTCTACAGCCTTCCAAAAACGGACCAATGCTTCTTAAG CGTCTTGCAGGGTTAGAGGAAGTCTTGCCTATACCTGACATCAATCAATTCATTGCTTCTTCAGTGTCTAAGGATATTCAAAATTCCATTCAAGCTTCTCTACTAAAG ATTGAATCGAGAGACTACAATCCAGTCCAGCATGAGAGAGGCTTCCATCAAAAGCTGAATTTGCTTGTAAAGGAGAGCTTACAATTTGG GTCAATTCTACCTAAACAGAATGAGACAACATCTGAACTGAACTCAAACCAACGAGATTCTTCAGAAGTTATTTTACAATCTAATTGTTTAACAGATACTGTAGTCGTCGAAGATGATTCACCACTGTTCAATCTGACAGCTAAAGAAGACAAAAGCACGTCTTCTGTAGCAGAAGAATGGGAGCAGCTGGTTGTAAACGGAGCCCCAGAGATATTCTCTTCTCCTTGTTTTTCCAAGCCCAAGACAGATATATTAGTTTTGTCTTCACCTGTAAGCAGTAAGGAGCTGGAAATAAGAACTTCAAGGATATTAGAGAGACTGGAGGTGCCTAGAAAGCTGAAAACAAAGGTAACTTCACCCATTGTTACAGGCAGCATCCTCACAACATGTTTGCCAACAAAAAGGCCTCTGATCCCATTCCAGCAGCCTTCCCAAGCAACGGACCAAAGCTTGACTTCAAGCCAGTTATTGAGACCCAATTTCCAGAGAATAAAGaggaaaattaaatga
- the LOC110617086 gene encoding uncharacterized protein LOC110617086 isoform X4, whose protein sequence is MLSTVLSDQVLYSWGDKDLMRKVIVLSSCWHEKIDSAMKNTLMQDAADKCVSVEFVLFEQSASHLSYSQENINCLARSLSDLDNCSFQTFLPDSRVFHSLVKRWLLGLKDDTEELLQAHFIFKSNLVGSLNQISTSLSISVSQIVDGFTACQTCRCHGIELDNATKYKVECPACPITGHNLGTSDVIENSVRVGDKTILFMPSFQSTMKLHQVSSPIEFNIIERTDLGSLSEGVIFGTSYLVAPSACNEMESSSDEMYQSELNAQLFQEICSSLHSMDQGLVCSSYCNVETMRVTAFHCFYILQPSKNGPMLLKRLAGLEEVLPIPDINQFIASSVSKDIQNSIQASLLKIESRDYNPVQHERGFHQKLNLLVKESLQFGSILPKQNETTSELNSNQRDSSEVILQSNCLTDTVVVEDDSPLFNLTAKEDKSTSSVAEEWEQLVVNGAPEIFSSPCFSKPKTDILVLSSPVSSKELEIRTSRILERLEVPRKLKTKVTSPIVTGSILTTCLPTKRPLIPFQQPSQATDQSLTSSQLLRPNFQRIKRKIK, encoded by the exons ATGTTATCAACTGTTTTAAGTGATCAAGTTCTATACTCATGGGGAGATAAAGATTTGATGAGGAAAGTGATTGTTCTGAGCTCCTGCTGGCATGAGAAAATAGACTCTGCCATGAAAAACACTCTCATG CAGGATGCTGCAGATAAGTGTGTTTCAGTGGAGTTTGTTTTGTTTGAACAAAGCGCAAGTCATCTCAGCTATTCGCAGGAGAATATCAACTGCTTGGCAAGAAGTTTATCTGATCTTGACAATTGCTCGTTTCAGACTTTTCTCCCAG ACAGCAGAGTATTTCATAGTCTGGTGAAACGATGGCTACTGGGATTAAAGGATGACACGGAGGAACTTTTGCAAGCTCATTTTATCTTTAAGAGCAACCTTGTAGGCTCTTTGAATCAGATAAGCACTAGCTTGTCTATATCTGTCAGTCAAATTGTTGACGGTTTCACTGCTTGCCAG ACATGTAGGTGTCACGGCATTGAGTTAGATAACGCCACGAAGTATAAAGTTGAGTGTCCTGCTTGTCCAATTACTGGCCACAATCTGGGAACCTCCGATGTGATTGAAAATTCAGTGAGAGTTGGGGATAAAACAATCTTGTTTATGCCCTCTTTTCAGAGCACAATGAAGCTTCATCAAGTTTCTTCACCCATTGAATTCAACATTATTGAGAGAACTGATCTGGGGTCTCTAAGTGAAG GTGTTATATTTGGAACCTCATATCTTGTGGCTCCATCAGCTTGCAATGAGATGGAAAGTTCTTCAGATGAAATGTATCAATCTGAATTGAATGCTCAAC TTTTTCAAGAGATTTGCAGCTCTTTGCATTCAATGGATCAGGGCTTGGTATGTTCTTCATATTGTAATGTGGAGACCATGCGGGTAACGGCATTCCACTGCTTTTATATTCTACAGCCTTCCAAAAACGGACCAATGCTTCTTAAG CGTCTTGCAGGGTTAGAGGAAGTCTTGCCTATACCTGACATCAATCAATTCATTGCTTCTTCAGTGTCTAAGGATATTCAAAATTCCATTCAAGCTTCTCTACTAAAG ATTGAATCGAGAGACTACAATCCAGTCCAGCATGAGAGAGGCTTCCATCAAAAGCTGAATTTGCTTGTAAAGGAGAGCTTACAATTTGG GTCAATTCTACCTAAACAGAATGAGACAACATCTGAACTGAACTCAAACCAACGAGATTCTTCAGAAGTTATTTTACAATCTAATTGTTTAACAGATACTGTAGTCGTCGAAGATGATTCACCACTGTTCAATCTGACAGCTAAAGAAGACAAAAGCACGTCTTCTGTAGCAGAAGAATGGGAGCAGCTGGTTGTAAACGGAGCCCCAGAGATATTCTCTTCTCCTTGTTTTTCCAAGCCCAAGACAGATATATTAGTTTTGTCTTCACCTGTAAGCAGTAAGGAGCTGGAAATAAGAACTTCAAGGATATTAGAGAGACTGGAGGTGCCTAGAAAGCTGAAAACAAAGGTAACTTCACCCATTGTTACAGGCAGCATCCTCACAACATGTTTGCCAACAAAAAGGCCTCTGATCCCATTCCAGCAGCCTTCCCAAGCAACGGACCAAAGCTTGACTTCAAGCCAGTTATTGAGACCCAATTTCCAGAGAATAAAGaggaaaattaaatga